In one Terriglobia bacterium genomic region, the following are encoded:
- a CDS encoding GDSL family lipase, producing the protein MLLGLGLLTACGPSAGPRAQNEARFERLLRDASHGRAKVIFFGDSLSDQWRHPGFGQTVWRSELEPLDAANLGISGDRTSDLLDRIEQGRIEDLDPEGVVVLIGTNDVTAGSPPEAIVDAIERIVAALRSRLPRARILVLGLLPRDARASPRRAAVTEVNRLLARLDDGAHVRFLDIGDRFVLPDGTIPREVMPDGLHLSPAGYRIWAEAMRPALTEMLARPAAGPPR; encoded by the coding sequence GTGCTCCTCGGGCTCGGGCTTCTCACGGCGTGCGGCCCGTCCGCAGGCCCGCGCGCGCAGAACGAGGCCCGGTTCGAGAGGCTTCTTCGTGATGCGTCCCATGGGCGCGCGAAAGTCATCTTCTTCGGCGATTCGCTCTCGGACCAGTGGCGCCATCCCGGGTTCGGCCAAACGGTGTGGCGTTCCGAGCTGGAGCCTCTGGACGCCGCGAACCTCGGGATCAGCGGGGACAGGACGAGCGATCTCCTCGATCGAATCGAGCAGGGCCGGATCGAGGACCTCGACCCGGAAGGGGTGGTCGTCCTGATTGGCACCAACGACGTCACCGCTGGAAGCCCGCCGGAAGCGATCGTCGACGCGATCGAGCGGATCGTCGCCGCTTTACGGAGCAGGCTCCCGCGGGCGCGGATCCTGGTCCTCGGGCTGCTGCCGCGCGACGCGCGAGCGTCGCCGCGCCGCGCCGCCGTCACCGAGGTCAACCGCCTCCTCGCGAGGCTCGACGACGGGGCGCACGTGCGGTTCCTCGACATCGGGGACCGCTTTGTCCTGCCGGACGGCACGATTCCCCGGGAGGTCATGCCCGACGGACTCCACCTCTCCCCGGCCGGCTACAGGATCTGGGCGGAAGCGATGCGTCCCGCGCTGACCGAGATGCTCGCCCGTCCCGCGGCCGGCCCGCCGCGCTGA